One Dromiciops gliroides isolate mDroGli1 chromosome 3, mDroGli1.pri, whole genome shotgun sequence DNA segment encodes these proteins:
- the DDX3X gene encoding ATP-dependent RNA helicase DDX3X isoform X2, translated as MSHVAVENALGLDQQFAGLDLNSSDNQSGGGTASKGRYIPPHLRNREASKGFYDKDSSGWNSGKDKDAYSSFGSRSDTRGKSSFFSDRGSGPRGRFDDRGRSDYDGIGSRGDRGGFGKFERSGNSRWSDKSDEDDWSKPLPPSDRLEQELFSGGNTGINFEKYDDIPVEATGNNCPPHIESFSDVEMGEIIMGNIELTRYTRPTPVQKHAIPIIKEKRDLMACAQTGSGKTAAFLLPILSQIYTDGPGEALRAMKENGRYGRRKQYPISLVLAPTRELAVQIYEEARKFSYRSRVRPCVVYGGADIGQQIRDLERGCHLLVATPGRLVDMMERGKIGLDFCKYLVLDEADRMLDMGFEPQIRRIVEQDTMPQKGVRHTMMFSATFPKEIQMLARDFLDEYIFLAVGRVGSTSENITQKVVWVEESDKRSFLLDLLNATGKENYDEFQHSSGGSGKDSLTLVFVETKKGADSLEDFLYHEGYACTSIHGDRSQRDREEALHQFRSGKSPILVATAVAARGLDISNVKHVINFDLPSDIEEYVHRIGRTGRVGNLGLATSFFNERNINITKDLLDLLVEAKQEVPSWLESMAYEHHYKGSSRGRSKSRFSGGFGARDYRQSSGASSSSFSSSRASSSRSGGGGGGHGSSRGFGGGGYGGFYNSDGYGGNYNSQGVDWWGN; from the exons GATTCTACGATAAAGATAGTTCGGGGTGGAATTCTGGTAAAGATAAGGATGCATATAGCAGTTTTGGTTCCCGTAGCGATACCAGAGGGAAGTCCAGTTTCTTCAGTGATCGTGGAAGTGGACCAAGAGGAAG ATTTGATGATCGTGGAAGAAGTGACTATGATGGCATTGGCAGTCGTGGTGACAGAGGTGGCTTTGGCAAATTTGAACGGAGTGGGAATAGCCGATGGTCTGATAAATCAGATGAGGATGACTGGTCAAAACCACTTCCACCAAGTGATCGCTTGGAGCA GGAACTCTTCTCTGGAGGAAACACTGGAATTAACTTTGAAAAATATGATGACATTCCTGTTGAGGCAACAGGCAACAACTGTCCCCCACACATTGAAAGT TTTAGTGATGTTGAGATGGGAGAAATTATCATGGGAAATATTGAACTCACTCGTTACACTCGTCCTACTCCAGTGCAGAAACATGCTATTCCTAttatcaaagaaaagagagacttGATGGCTTGTGCCCAAACAG gATCAGGAAAAACTGCTGCATTTCTTCTGCCAATTTTGAGTCAGATTTATACAGATGGCCCAGGCGAAGCATTGAGGGCTATGAAG GAAAATGGAAGGTATGGGCGTCGCAAACAATACCCAATCTCCCTGGTTTTAGCACCAACAAGAGAATTGGCAGTACAGATCTATGAGGAAGCCAGAAAG TTTTCATATCGATCCAGAGTTCGTCCATGTGTAGTCTATGGTGGTGCCGATATTGGTCAGCAGATTCGAGACTTAGAACGTGGATGCCACTTGCTTGTGGCAACTCCAGGACGTCTAGTAGATATgatggaaagaggaaagattgGCTTAGATTTTTGCAA GTATCTAGTGTTGGATGAAGCTGATCGTATGCTGGATATGGGGTTTGAACCTCAGATTCGTCGCATAGTTGAGCAAGATACTATGCCACAAAAGGGAGTTCGCCACACTATGATGTTTAGTGCTACTTTCCCCAAGGAAATACAG ATGCTTGCTCGTGACTTCTTGGATGAATATATCTTTCTGGCTGTAGGCAGAGTTGGCTCTACTTCTGAGAACATCACACAGAAAGTAGTGTGGGTGGAAGAATCAGACAAACGGTCATTTCTGCTTGACCTCCTAAATGCCACAGGTAAAGAAAATTACGACGAATTTCAGCACAGCTCTGGTGGCTCAG GCAAAGATTCACTGACCTTAGTGTTTGTGGAGACCAAAAAGGGGGCAGATTCCTTAGAAGATTTCTTATACCATGAAGGATATGCTTGTACCAGTATCCATGGAGACCGATCTCAGAGAGATCGAGAAGAAGCACTTCACCAGTTCCGCTCAGGAAAAAGCCCGATTTTAGTAGCTACAGCA GTAGCAGCAAGAGGACTGGATATTTCAAATGTGAAACATGTCATAAACTTTGATTTGCCGAGTGATATTGAAGAGTATGTACATCGAATTGGTCGTACAGGTCGTGTTGGGAACCTTG GTCTTGCCACTTCATTCTTCAATGAGAGGAACATCAACATTACCAAGGATTTGCTGGATCTTCTTGTTGAAGCTAAACAAGAAGTGCCTTCATGGCTAGAAAGTATGGCTTATGAACATCACTATAAGGGTAGCAGTCGTGGACGTTCTAAGAG TAGATTCAGTGGAGGTTTTGGTGCCAGAGACTATCGACAAAGTAGTGGTGCCAGCAGTTCTAGCTTTAGTAGTAGTCGAGCAAGCAGCAGCCGCAGTGGTGGTGGAGGTGGCGGTCACGGCAGCAGCAGAGGATTTGGTGGAG gtGGCTATGGAGGCTTCTACAACAGTGATGGATATGGAGGAAATTATAACTCCCAGGGGGTTGACTGGTGGGGTAATTGA
- the DDX3X gene encoding ATP-dependent RNA helicase DDX3X isoform X3 encodes MSHVAVENALGLDQQFAGLDLNSSDNQSGGGTASRRYIPPHLRNREASKGFYDKDSSGWNSGKDKDAYSSFGSRSDTRGKSSFFSDRGSGPRGRFDDRGRSDYDGIGSRGDRGGFGKFERSGNSRWSDKSDEDDWSKPLPPSDRLEQELFSGGNTGINFEKYDDIPVEATGNNCPPHIESFSDVEMGEIIMGNIELTRYTRPTPVQKHAIPIIKEKRDLMACAQTGSGKTAAFLLPILSQIYTDGPGEALRAMKENGRYGRRKQYPISLVLAPTRELAVQIYEEARKFSYRSRVRPCVVYGGADIGQQIRDLERGCHLLVATPGRLVDMMERGKIGLDFCKYLVLDEADRMLDMGFEPQIRRIVEQDTMPQKGVRHTMMFSATFPKEIQMLARDFLDEYIFLAVGRVGSTSENITQKVVWVEESDKRSFLLDLLNATGKENYDEFQHSSGGSGKDSLTLVFVETKKGADSLEDFLYHEGYACTSIHGDRSQRDREEALHQFRSGKSPILVATAVAARGLDISNVKHVINFDLPSDIEEYVHRIGRTGRVGNLGLATSFFNERNINITKDLLDLLVEAKQEVPSWLESMAYEHHYKGSSRGRSKSSRFSGGFGARDYRQSSGASSSSFSSSRASSSRSGGGGGGHGSSRGFGGGGYGGFYNSDGYGGNYNSQGVDWWGN; translated from the exons GATTCTACGATAAAGATAGTTCGGGGTGGAATTCTGGTAAAGATAAGGATGCATATAGCAGTTTTGGTTCCCGTAGCGATACCAGAGGGAAGTCCAGTTTCTTCAGTGATCGTGGAAGTGGACCAAGAGGAAG ATTTGATGATCGTGGAAGAAGTGACTATGATGGCATTGGCAGTCGTGGTGACAGAGGTGGCTTTGGCAAATTTGAACGGAGTGGGAATAGCCGATGGTCTGATAAATCAGATGAGGATGACTGGTCAAAACCACTTCCACCAAGTGATCGCTTGGAGCA GGAACTCTTCTCTGGAGGAAACACTGGAATTAACTTTGAAAAATATGATGACATTCCTGTTGAGGCAACAGGCAACAACTGTCCCCCACACATTGAAAGT TTTAGTGATGTTGAGATGGGAGAAATTATCATGGGAAATATTGAACTCACTCGTTACACTCGTCCTACTCCAGTGCAGAAACATGCTATTCCTAttatcaaagaaaagagagacttGATGGCTTGTGCCCAAACAG gATCAGGAAAAACTGCTGCATTTCTTCTGCCAATTTTGAGTCAGATTTATACAGATGGCCCAGGCGAAGCATTGAGGGCTATGAAG GAAAATGGAAGGTATGGGCGTCGCAAACAATACCCAATCTCCCTGGTTTTAGCACCAACAAGAGAATTGGCAGTACAGATCTATGAGGAAGCCAGAAAG TTTTCATATCGATCCAGAGTTCGTCCATGTGTAGTCTATGGTGGTGCCGATATTGGTCAGCAGATTCGAGACTTAGAACGTGGATGCCACTTGCTTGTGGCAACTCCAGGACGTCTAGTAGATATgatggaaagaggaaagattgGCTTAGATTTTTGCAA GTATCTAGTGTTGGATGAAGCTGATCGTATGCTGGATATGGGGTTTGAACCTCAGATTCGTCGCATAGTTGAGCAAGATACTATGCCACAAAAGGGAGTTCGCCACACTATGATGTTTAGTGCTACTTTCCCCAAGGAAATACAG ATGCTTGCTCGTGACTTCTTGGATGAATATATCTTTCTGGCTGTAGGCAGAGTTGGCTCTACTTCTGAGAACATCACACAGAAAGTAGTGTGGGTGGAAGAATCAGACAAACGGTCATTTCTGCTTGACCTCCTAAATGCCACAGGTAAAGAAAATTACGACGAATTTCAGCACAGCTCTGGTGGCTCAG GCAAAGATTCACTGACCTTAGTGTTTGTGGAGACCAAAAAGGGGGCAGATTCCTTAGAAGATTTCTTATACCATGAAGGATATGCTTGTACCAGTATCCATGGAGACCGATCTCAGAGAGATCGAGAAGAAGCACTTCACCAGTTCCGCTCAGGAAAAAGCCCGATTTTAGTAGCTACAGCA GTAGCAGCAAGAGGACTGGATATTTCAAATGTGAAACATGTCATAAACTTTGATTTGCCGAGTGATATTGAAGAGTATGTACATCGAATTGGTCGTACAGGTCGTGTTGGGAACCTTG GTCTTGCCACTTCATTCTTCAATGAGAGGAACATCAACATTACCAAGGATTTGCTGGATCTTCTTGTTGAAGCTAAACAAGAAGTGCCTTCATGGCTAGAAAGTATGGCTTATGAACATCACTATAAGGGTAGCAGTCGTGGACGTTCTAAGAG TAGTAGATTCAGTGGAGGTTTTGGTGCCAGAGACTATCGACAAAGTAGTGGTGCCAGCAGTTCTAGCTTTAGTAGTAGTCGAGCAAGCAGCAGCCGCAGTGGTGGTGGAGGTGGCGGTCACGGCAGCAGCAGAGGATTTGGTGGAG gtGGCTATGGAGGCTTCTACAACAGTGATGGATATGGAGGAAATTATAACTCCCAGGGGGTTGACTGGTGGGGTAATTGA
- the DDX3X gene encoding ATP-dependent RNA helicase DDX3X isoform X5 — translation MSHVAVENALGLDQQFAGLDLNSSDNQSGGGTASKGRYIPPHLRNREASKGFYDKDSSGWNSGKDKDAYSSFGSRSDTRGKSSFFSDRGSGPRGRFDDRGRSDYDGIGSRGDRGGFGKFERSGNSRWSDKSDEDDWSKPLPPSDRLEQELFSGGNTGINFEKYDDIPVEATGNNCPPHIESFSDVEMGEIIMGNIELTRYTRPTPVQKHAIPIIKEKRDLMACAQTGSGKTAAFLLPILSQIYTDGPGEALRAMKENGRYGRRKQYPISLVLAPTRELAVQIYEEARKFSYRSRVRPCVVYGGADIGQQIRDLERGCHLLVATPGRLVDMMERGKIGLDFCKYLVLDEADRMLDMGFEPQIRRIVEQDTMPQKGVRHTMMFSATFPKEIQMLARDFLDEYIFLAVGRVGSTSENITQKVVWVEESDKRSFLLDLLNATGKDSLTLVFVETKKGADSLEDFLYHEGYACTSIHGDRSQRDREEALHQFRSGKSPILVATAVAARGLDISNVKHVINFDLPSDIEEYVHRIGRTGRVGNLGLATSFFNERNINITKDLLDLLVEAKQEVPSWLESMAYEHHYKGSSRGRSKSRFSGGFGARDYRQSSGASSSSFSSSRASSSRSGGGGGGHGSSRGFGGGGYGGFYNSDGYGGNYNSQGVDWWGN, via the exons GATTCTACGATAAAGATAGTTCGGGGTGGAATTCTGGTAAAGATAAGGATGCATATAGCAGTTTTGGTTCCCGTAGCGATACCAGAGGGAAGTCCAGTTTCTTCAGTGATCGTGGAAGTGGACCAAGAGGAAG ATTTGATGATCGTGGAAGAAGTGACTATGATGGCATTGGCAGTCGTGGTGACAGAGGTGGCTTTGGCAAATTTGAACGGAGTGGGAATAGCCGATGGTCTGATAAATCAGATGAGGATGACTGGTCAAAACCACTTCCACCAAGTGATCGCTTGGAGCA GGAACTCTTCTCTGGAGGAAACACTGGAATTAACTTTGAAAAATATGATGACATTCCTGTTGAGGCAACAGGCAACAACTGTCCCCCACACATTGAAAGT TTTAGTGATGTTGAGATGGGAGAAATTATCATGGGAAATATTGAACTCACTCGTTACACTCGTCCTACTCCAGTGCAGAAACATGCTATTCCTAttatcaaagaaaagagagacttGATGGCTTGTGCCCAAACAG gATCAGGAAAAACTGCTGCATTTCTTCTGCCAATTTTGAGTCAGATTTATACAGATGGCCCAGGCGAAGCATTGAGGGCTATGAAG GAAAATGGAAGGTATGGGCGTCGCAAACAATACCCAATCTCCCTGGTTTTAGCACCAACAAGAGAATTGGCAGTACAGATCTATGAGGAAGCCAGAAAG TTTTCATATCGATCCAGAGTTCGTCCATGTGTAGTCTATGGTGGTGCCGATATTGGTCAGCAGATTCGAGACTTAGAACGTGGATGCCACTTGCTTGTGGCAACTCCAGGACGTCTAGTAGATATgatggaaagaggaaagattgGCTTAGATTTTTGCAA GTATCTAGTGTTGGATGAAGCTGATCGTATGCTGGATATGGGGTTTGAACCTCAGATTCGTCGCATAGTTGAGCAAGATACTATGCCACAAAAGGGAGTTCGCCACACTATGATGTTTAGTGCTACTTTCCCCAAGGAAATACAG ATGCTTGCTCGTGACTTCTTGGATGAATATATCTTTCTGGCTGTAGGCAGAGTTGGCTCTACTTCTGAGAACATCACACAGAAAGTAGTGTGGGTGGAAGAATCAGACAAACGGTCATTTCTGCTTGACCTCCTAAATGCCACAG GCAAAGATTCACTGACCTTAGTGTTTGTGGAGACCAAAAAGGGGGCAGATTCCTTAGAAGATTTCTTATACCATGAAGGATATGCTTGTACCAGTATCCATGGAGACCGATCTCAGAGAGATCGAGAAGAAGCACTTCACCAGTTCCGCTCAGGAAAAAGCCCGATTTTAGTAGCTACAGCA GTAGCAGCAAGAGGACTGGATATTTCAAATGTGAAACATGTCATAAACTTTGATTTGCCGAGTGATATTGAAGAGTATGTACATCGAATTGGTCGTACAGGTCGTGTTGGGAACCTTG GTCTTGCCACTTCATTCTTCAATGAGAGGAACATCAACATTACCAAGGATTTGCTGGATCTTCTTGTTGAAGCTAAACAAGAAGTGCCTTCATGGCTAGAAAGTATGGCTTATGAACATCACTATAAGGGTAGCAGTCGTGGACGTTCTAAGAG TAGATTCAGTGGAGGTTTTGGTGCCAGAGACTATCGACAAAGTAGTGGTGCCAGCAGTTCTAGCTTTAGTAGTAGTCGAGCAAGCAGCAGCCGCAGTGGTGGTGGAGGTGGCGGTCACGGCAGCAGCAGAGGATTTGGTGGAG gtGGCTATGGAGGCTTCTACAACAGTGATGGATATGGAGGAAATTATAACTCCCAGGGGGTTGACTGGTGGGGTAATTGA
- the DDX3X gene encoding ATP-dependent RNA helicase DDX3X isoform X6: protein MSHVAVENALGLDQQFAGLDLNSSDNQSGGGTASRRYIPPHLRNREASKGFYDKDSSGWNSGKDKDAYSSFGSRSDTRGKSSFFSDRGSGPRGRFDDRGRSDYDGIGSRGDRGGFGKFERSGNSRWSDKSDEDDWSKPLPPSDRLEQELFSGGNTGINFEKYDDIPVEATGNNCPPHIESFSDVEMGEIIMGNIELTRYTRPTPVQKHAIPIIKEKRDLMACAQTGSGKTAAFLLPILSQIYTDGPGEALRAMKENGRYGRRKQYPISLVLAPTRELAVQIYEEARKFSYRSRVRPCVVYGGADIGQQIRDLERGCHLLVATPGRLVDMMERGKIGLDFCKYLVLDEADRMLDMGFEPQIRRIVEQDTMPQKGVRHTMMFSATFPKEIQMLARDFLDEYIFLAVGRVGSTSENITQKVVWVEESDKRSFLLDLLNATGKDSLTLVFVETKKGADSLEDFLYHEGYACTSIHGDRSQRDREEALHQFRSGKSPILVATAVAARGLDISNVKHVINFDLPSDIEEYVHRIGRTGRVGNLGLATSFFNERNINITKDLLDLLVEAKQEVPSWLESMAYEHHYKGSSRGRSKSSRFSGGFGARDYRQSSGASSSSFSSSRASSSRSGGGGGGHGSSRGFGGGGYGGFYNSDGYGGNYNSQGVDWWGN, encoded by the exons GATTCTACGATAAAGATAGTTCGGGGTGGAATTCTGGTAAAGATAAGGATGCATATAGCAGTTTTGGTTCCCGTAGCGATACCAGAGGGAAGTCCAGTTTCTTCAGTGATCGTGGAAGTGGACCAAGAGGAAG ATTTGATGATCGTGGAAGAAGTGACTATGATGGCATTGGCAGTCGTGGTGACAGAGGTGGCTTTGGCAAATTTGAACGGAGTGGGAATAGCCGATGGTCTGATAAATCAGATGAGGATGACTGGTCAAAACCACTTCCACCAAGTGATCGCTTGGAGCA GGAACTCTTCTCTGGAGGAAACACTGGAATTAACTTTGAAAAATATGATGACATTCCTGTTGAGGCAACAGGCAACAACTGTCCCCCACACATTGAAAGT TTTAGTGATGTTGAGATGGGAGAAATTATCATGGGAAATATTGAACTCACTCGTTACACTCGTCCTACTCCAGTGCAGAAACATGCTATTCCTAttatcaaagaaaagagagacttGATGGCTTGTGCCCAAACAG gATCAGGAAAAACTGCTGCATTTCTTCTGCCAATTTTGAGTCAGATTTATACAGATGGCCCAGGCGAAGCATTGAGGGCTATGAAG GAAAATGGAAGGTATGGGCGTCGCAAACAATACCCAATCTCCCTGGTTTTAGCACCAACAAGAGAATTGGCAGTACAGATCTATGAGGAAGCCAGAAAG TTTTCATATCGATCCAGAGTTCGTCCATGTGTAGTCTATGGTGGTGCCGATATTGGTCAGCAGATTCGAGACTTAGAACGTGGATGCCACTTGCTTGTGGCAACTCCAGGACGTCTAGTAGATATgatggaaagaggaaagattgGCTTAGATTTTTGCAA GTATCTAGTGTTGGATGAAGCTGATCGTATGCTGGATATGGGGTTTGAACCTCAGATTCGTCGCATAGTTGAGCAAGATACTATGCCACAAAAGGGAGTTCGCCACACTATGATGTTTAGTGCTACTTTCCCCAAGGAAATACAG ATGCTTGCTCGTGACTTCTTGGATGAATATATCTTTCTGGCTGTAGGCAGAGTTGGCTCTACTTCTGAGAACATCACACAGAAAGTAGTGTGGGTGGAAGAATCAGACAAACGGTCATTTCTGCTTGACCTCCTAAATGCCACAG GCAAAGATTCACTGACCTTAGTGTTTGTGGAGACCAAAAAGGGGGCAGATTCCTTAGAAGATTTCTTATACCATGAAGGATATGCTTGTACCAGTATCCATGGAGACCGATCTCAGAGAGATCGAGAAGAAGCACTTCACCAGTTCCGCTCAGGAAAAAGCCCGATTTTAGTAGCTACAGCA GTAGCAGCAAGAGGACTGGATATTTCAAATGTGAAACATGTCATAAACTTTGATTTGCCGAGTGATATTGAAGAGTATGTACATCGAATTGGTCGTACAGGTCGTGTTGGGAACCTTG GTCTTGCCACTTCATTCTTCAATGAGAGGAACATCAACATTACCAAGGATTTGCTGGATCTTCTTGTTGAAGCTAAACAAGAAGTGCCTTCATGGCTAGAAAGTATGGCTTATGAACATCACTATAAGGGTAGCAGTCGTGGACGTTCTAAGAG TAGTAGATTCAGTGGAGGTTTTGGTGCCAGAGACTATCGACAAAGTAGTGGTGCCAGCAGTTCTAGCTTTAGTAGTAGTCGAGCAAGCAGCAGCCGCAGTGGTGGTGGAGGTGGCGGTCACGGCAGCAGCAGAGGATTTGGTGGAG gtGGCTATGGAGGCTTCTACAACAGTGATGGATATGGAGGAAATTATAACTCCCAGGGGGTTGACTGGTGGGGTAATTGA
- the DDX3X gene encoding ATP-dependent RNA helicase DDX3X isoform X1, whose product MSHVAVENALGLDQQFAGLDLNSSDNQSGGGTASKGRYIPPHLRNREASKGFYDKDSSGWNSGKDKDAYSSFGSRSDTRGKSSFFSDRGSGPRGRFDDRGRSDYDGIGSRGDRGGFGKFERSGNSRWSDKSDEDDWSKPLPPSDRLEQELFSGGNTGINFEKYDDIPVEATGNNCPPHIESFSDVEMGEIIMGNIELTRYTRPTPVQKHAIPIIKEKRDLMACAQTGSGKTAAFLLPILSQIYTDGPGEALRAMKENGRYGRRKQYPISLVLAPTRELAVQIYEEARKFSYRSRVRPCVVYGGADIGQQIRDLERGCHLLVATPGRLVDMMERGKIGLDFCKYLVLDEADRMLDMGFEPQIRRIVEQDTMPQKGVRHTMMFSATFPKEIQMLARDFLDEYIFLAVGRVGSTSENITQKVVWVEESDKRSFLLDLLNATGKENYDEFQHSSGGSGKDSLTLVFVETKKGADSLEDFLYHEGYACTSIHGDRSQRDREEALHQFRSGKSPILVATAVAARGLDISNVKHVINFDLPSDIEEYVHRIGRTGRVGNLGLATSFFNERNINITKDLLDLLVEAKQEVPSWLESMAYEHHYKGSSRGRSKSSRFSGGFGARDYRQSSGASSSSFSSSRASSSRSGGGGGGHGSSRGFGGGGYGGFYNSDGYGGNYNSQGVDWWGN is encoded by the exons GATTCTACGATAAAGATAGTTCGGGGTGGAATTCTGGTAAAGATAAGGATGCATATAGCAGTTTTGGTTCCCGTAGCGATACCAGAGGGAAGTCCAGTTTCTTCAGTGATCGTGGAAGTGGACCAAGAGGAAG ATTTGATGATCGTGGAAGAAGTGACTATGATGGCATTGGCAGTCGTGGTGACAGAGGTGGCTTTGGCAAATTTGAACGGAGTGGGAATAGCCGATGGTCTGATAAATCAGATGAGGATGACTGGTCAAAACCACTTCCACCAAGTGATCGCTTGGAGCA GGAACTCTTCTCTGGAGGAAACACTGGAATTAACTTTGAAAAATATGATGACATTCCTGTTGAGGCAACAGGCAACAACTGTCCCCCACACATTGAAAGT TTTAGTGATGTTGAGATGGGAGAAATTATCATGGGAAATATTGAACTCACTCGTTACACTCGTCCTACTCCAGTGCAGAAACATGCTATTCCTAttatcaaagaaaagagagacttGATGGCTTGTGCCCAAACAG gATCAGGAAAAACTGCTGCATTTCTTCTGCCAATTTTGAGTCAGATTTATACAGATGGCCCAGGCGAAGCATTGAGGGCTATGAAG GAAAATGGAAGGTATGGGCGTCGCAAACAATACCCAATCTCCCTGGTTTTAGCACCAACAAGAGAATTGGCAGTACAGATCTATGAGGAAGCCAGAAAG TTTTCATATCGATCCAGAGTTCGTCCATGTGTAGTCTATGGTGGTGCCGATATTGGTCAGCAGATTCGAGACTTAGAACGTGGATGCCACTTGCTTGTGGCAACTCCAGGACGTCTAGTAGATATgatggaaagaggaaagattgGCTTAGATTTTTGCAA GTATCTAGTGTTGGATGAAGCTGATCGTATGCTGGATATGGGGTTTGAACCTCAGATTCGTCGCATAGTTGAGCAAGATACTATGCCACAAAAGGGAGTTCGCCACACTATGATGTTTAGTGCTACTTTCCCCAAGGAAATACAG ATGCTTGCTCGTGACTTCTTGGATGAATATATCTTTCTGGCTGTAGGCAGAGTTGGCTCTACTTCTGAGAACATCACACAGAAAGTAGTGTGGGTGGAAGAATCAGACAAACGGTCATTTCTGCTTGACCTCCTAAATGCCACAGGTAAAGAAAATTACGACGAATTTCAGCACAGCTCTGGTGGCTCAG GCAAAGATTCACTGACCTTAGTGTTTGTGGAGACCAAAAAGGGGGCAGATTCCTTAGAAGATTTCTTATACCATGAAGGATATGCTTGTACCAGTATCCATGGAGACCGATCTCAGAGAGATCGAGAAGAAGCACTTCACCAGTTCCGCTCAGGAAAAAGCCCGATTTTAGTAGCTACAGCA GTAGCAGCAAGAGGACTGGATATTTCAAATGTGAAACATGTCATAAACTTTGATTTGCCGAGTGATATTGAAGAGTATGTACATCGAATTGGTCGTACAGGTCGTGTTGGGAACCTTG GTCTTGCCACTTCATTCTTCAATGAGAGGAACATCAACATTACCAAGGATTTGCTGGATCTTCTTGTTGAAGCTAAACAAGAAGTGCCTTCATGGCTAGAAAGTATGGCTTATGAACATCACTATAAGGGTAGCAGTCGTGGACGTTCTAAGAG TAGTAGATTCAGTGGAGGTTTTGGTGCCAGAGACTATCGACAAAGTAGTGGTGCCAGCAGTTCTAGCTTTAGTAGTAGTCGAGCAAGCAGCAGCCGCAGTGGTGGTGGAGGTGGCGGTCACGGCAGCAGCAGAGGATTTGGTGGAG gtGGCTATGGAGGCTTCTACAACAGTGATGGATATGGAGGAAATTATAACTCCCAGGGGGTTGACTGGTGGGGTAATTGA